The genomic segment ACTGCAGAATATATTGTTAAAAGTGGGAGTTAATATTTCTTACGCTAGAAAAGTAAAGAAAATCAACCTTTATTATTAGCATAGGGTTCCTATTCGTGGGGttcaaattaaatataaacattcaCCCTCTTTGTTTTTGATGTTTGGCATGGCTTGTGGGACAAACCACCACCGAccttctcccccacttaaatctTTATACCCTCCCCGGCCCTTTCGTGTGAtcacttaaaaaaaatactctttttttttttttaatcatcatcatatgaACCTGGATCGGAATTAATTTCATTACGAAAATGTCTGACCGTCGTCTATCCAACCTGTTGATTTAGGAGCGATCTTCTTGAACTGAATGAAATTACGACTTAgtaatacaatatatatatatatatatatatatatatatatatatatatatatgatggttCACATTGTAAACTGAATGATAGAATAGAGGATCTGATCCTGCATGGTGTCTTGTATAtcgaataaaaatgaaaatggcTCGAATTTTGGCGGGACATCTCGCTTTCAAGAAAGAGACGGCAATATTGTAGTTTTTTTGGGATGGCCCTCACAATTGACTCTAAAAGAAGGACAAGACAAGGCAgggaatgatatatatatatatagatagatagagagagagagagagaggttgCAATGCATGGGGTGGGTCACactcaattaaataattttaatcttGGTCCATGCTTTGAAAACCCACATGCACCTCTCTTTCATTTTTCGAATCCATGTATTTTAATTTGTTGTAATTTCGAATTACAGAATAGTAATTGATAACTTCTTATTTAAATCCCTATAAATCGACCTTTTTTATttaaacaacaaacaaaagaacaaACAAAATCACATCATGTAATGCTAAAATCCAAGCAACGACATAAATGTAGAATATTAAATGCTTTTGGAATTATTATCCATCACTTATCAATTTTATTCAAACCTCTGTTAATAAATTGGAACATCTTTGTCAAATCATCGCAAAGAAAACAAGgtttaaacataaaatatttcaattttgaaAGTgaagtaaaataaataattttgaccAAATTATCTATCTATAGTAATAAAGTGGCGATGAATGGTCAGACAAACAGGCTGTCACGTGGCCTGCACTTATAATTTTGAAACtgacatatatacatatacatatatatatatttgtatttctaaaattcaaattatatgaaatatattagaatttttaaaaatatatatagaaagcAACAACGGTTGGTGGTGTAATAGTTGAATCACGAATATTAAAACACCAatctatacatacatacatacatatatacatacatagtGACAGTGAGCTTGTGGGGGTgtgatttctttcttttctatgCGTTCATCATTAATTACACTCTCGTGGATTTCAGCGTTATTTTATTAttccatttatttatttattcaagcATTCAAACTTTCTTACACACCCGCGCTCAAAAGCAAGAATCCgttgattgttttatttttctttacatCCCCACGATTTCCAATTTCCTAGAGAAACTCTTTCTTCGACACCATGAAAGCAACCCACCCCCATATATTAAAACCAATCccgtgttttttttttcttctaatttttttattgattacaTTGCATACTTGGATTGCAAGTTCTACCTCTCTACCCTTCTTTCTCAAATCCGAGGCAGGTATTGAGCTTCATTAGCGTAAGTTTGTTTCAAGATTTTCTTTGTCAAAATCTGATGACCCTTGTTATCAGGATTGAATCTTGATTCAGATGATTGTTTTAAATGAATTTGGTGTTTTGTTTCAGAAAGTAACGGGCAAAGGGAACGGAGGAAAGGTCGATTCCTAGGCAACATTTTTGGTGAAGACCCACATTGTTAGTCTTTGGTCGTGCTGTTCTGTTCCGTTTTGGGAGCTAAAACAGTTACCGTAAAGAGAAAAGGGCAAAAGAGTTTATCTTTTAAGGGTCTTACTTTTTTGGTTATATACATAAATATTCACTCACAAAAAAGAGGATATTCCTCGAGCATGCAAGAGACAAGAGGAGGGATTCACAAGTTACATAGAAAATGAAGAACAATTCGAACAATAATAGCCACAGGGATGGTGGTGGTCAGGTGCCCAAGCAGAAAGAAAGGCATATTGTTTCTTGGTCTCCAGAGGTCAgatctttttcatatttttaggtGCCTATTTTaaatctctttttttttaaaaaaaaaaaattattgttattattgggATTTACTCTGTTTTATCTGATGAGAATTTGATTTCTTTCTTTTGCAGGAAGATGATATCTTAAGGGAGCAGATTCGGGTACATGGGACTGAAAAGTAAAATACCGATTCTCTTATATTGTATTTGATTTTATCCTATGGGATGTGATCATTTGATTTGGATGTGTGTGAAGATTAATTTCTATTATCGGTAAGTGAGACTGATGGATGTGATTTTGTGATAGTTGGGCTATTATTGCATCAAAATTCAAGGATAAAACGACGAGACAATGTAGAAGGAGGTTAGAATCAAGATAAACACAAGCATCTAGCTCTATTCTGTACTCTTAATCTATTTGTTGCAATCTTTCGGATTCTTGTTCTGTTTTGATTTGAATGTGCCGTTGTTATTCAGATGGTTCACTTATTTGAATTCTGATTTCAAGAAAGGAGGATGGTCGCCTGAGGAGGACATGCTCCTGTGCGAGGTACATTATTTAAGCCTGTTTTCTACGCCCTCTACGCTTCCAAGATTTATATTTGTtcgatcatattttaaatattgttcTCATCTGAAAGCTGATCCCTGAAGTGTTCCACTGAAATTGTACTTAGAACTATTGATTTTGATTGGTGGCTGAGTTACAAGTGCATTTTCCATTGGATGGCGcaataaatctttttttaaaaaaaagtttaatGAAAGAGTATCTATATTTTTCACCAATAGGAGAATTGGCAAGACATTAACATATCAGACTGATATTGAGCTTGATCTAATGATCAAGTGACTTGCAGGcgcaaaagatatttggaaaTAGATGGACTGAGATTGCAAAGGTGGTTTCAGGCAGGTAATTACATGAAAATCAAGATTTTTCCTTGTCCCACTTGTTGGGTGTCTTTGTTGGCCTAGAAAACTAATAGTTGTTACATGAAAATATATCTATTTCTCAGAACCGACAATGCCGTGAAGAATCGATTCAACACTCTGTGCAAGAAGAGGGCAAAGCATGAAGCATTAGCTAAAGAAAACAGCAGTACCTCGTACATTAACTTAAACAACAAAAGGATTATATTTCCAAATGGGCTCGAAACATACGCAGGATCTGAAAATGCCCCACCTCTTAAAAAGATAAGGTGTGTTACTTGTCATGTTCCACTGCTTTGAAAAAATGCTACTGGGATCAAGTCTTACAAATAACAGTTAACAACCAATACGGTGATTTAGGATATCAAACACCGCTGAAAGTCGCTGCCGGGATGAAAAATTAGCTGGAGAATATGGAAGTGTAAATCAACTTCTAAGACCTCCATTTGCAGTGATAGCTCAAAACTTTCATAGTTGTGAGGGTGACATTGCCTCTCAGGTGCACGACAGCCACATGAAGGAGGTGTCGTCTGGCGGAAGTGAGTTCGAAGATTCTTTTGTTGTAGGATTTCTAGTAGATTGTGATCACCTAAAGGCACAATATATGGAAATGGATAAATAAATTGTACATTAAATagtaatgaaataattaataaCCATTCTCCATGTAATTGAAGTTCAAATAGATAGATAATGTATTGTATTTTGACGCTTATGCAGCTGCAAATGACAAAAGTCAAGGAACGTTTATTAAGAAGGAAGATCCTAAAGTACTTGCATTGATGCAGCAAGCTGAATTACTCAGCTCACTTGCTATCAAAGTTAATTCAGAGAAGACAGAGCAGAGCCTAGAAAGTGCCTGGATGGTGCGTAGATACAATTGACCCTGTCTTGAATCTTGTCAGATTTTGTACACTTTACCACACCAAAGGGAAACATGTACTCCAGCTTCagcctataaatatttttagcatCGATTTTTGTCAATTGTATAACACAGAACCTGCAATATAAACGTGTTCCAGGTTCTTCAAGATTTTCTAAAACAAAACAAAGAAGGCGATCTTCTTACGTTCAAGGACCTGGATGCTAGTTTTCAACTCAAGAAGTTCAAAGAGTTGATGGAGAATGTTACATGTAGCAATGAATGTAGTGTTCCATCTTGGAGGTAACTAAGAGGCTtgtttacttttaaatttaatttgaaatttcatCTGATGCAAGATCTAATTGATACCTTTTCAGGCAACCCGATATGTATGAGTCCTCCCCGGCCAGTTCTGAATACAGTACAGGATCAACTCTGGTGTCTAATGCATTATGTGATAAAACAGAAGATTTTCATGCTGATGTTTGTGCACTACCTCAGAACACCGGACAGGAACTGCAATCAGATCGATCAAATGACCAGCATTGTCTTGCTGGGGAAAGTGGAATATATCGTGGTGCAAGCACAGACCATGGTGTGCAACATTTATTTGCAGGATGATAAAATAACTGCTAGTGTTGATAATAGTGTTATTTATTGTAGCAGATACTATGTTAAGTAACGAAGGGATAAAGGTTGATGATGGAGCTCTATGTGAATTTTCCAGCGCAGAATTCAGTTCCCCTGCTCAAGTGACTCCAATGTTCAGAGCATTGGCAGCAACAATTCCCAGCCCAAAATTTTCAGAAAGTGTAAGAattctgagtttctgatacaaaTGTGCCAAAGCACCAAATTAATATCGTCATTTATAGCATTTATATCTGACCTTTGCATCCTGATGGCATGTGGTGATGCTTACAAGGTCGAAAGTATATTAGTGTACAAACATACTGGTAGAAGATTTATGCTGAGGATTTAATAAGTCAACCATTTTTCTGACTTGAATAGCCATGAAAACCTTGGGGTGGAGCAATCTAATGGGACCAAGAAATGACAGTAAAACATATTTTACTTGGCTCATGGGAAGCAATGCTAAACCTGCAAAGCATGAATCGTGCAAGCGGACAAATTTAGGACAGGGGTAGCTTAGGAAGTTTGTCTTCTGATCGAAGGACTTGACAAAGAAAATCTGAATGCAACTGAACAATAAGTGATATGTGGGTAAACTTAGCCATAGCTTTGTGTTTTGGATAAGGTTGGTGAGCTCTATTTGATGGCTTTGGGAACAATGATTTTGTAGAAGTTTCTTGAGCTTTCTACAGAAACACTACTGCCCATCAGCTGACAGAAAATTCTGTAGCGGATACGGGAACCCTGATTTGAGTATGGGCTACCAAATCAATAGAGTGAAGTTAATCAGTATGGTGCCTATAGAAGTTGAGTCACCGGAGAATAGTTCGAAATGATATGAGCATGAAGGTTCTCCAATAAAtcacttttaattaaatgattttagccGATTTGGGCCACATATTTCTCAAATGTGATGTTGCAATTAATCAATGAGACTTGAATAATAATCCTCTAGCCAAACTCACACATATGTATTGGAGAAGTTGTTGAGTTGAGTTACAAATCACAGTTTTGTGTCACTTCTTTAATCTCTGTTTCAATTTCAAATCCTGCCTTCTTTCCATAAATATTGTGGATAATTGGTCTAAGCAGTTTTTTCTTTATAAATTCATTCCACAGGAAAAGCACTTCTTAATGAAAGCACTTGGAATGGACTCAACAACTCCAAGCCCAACGACCACTACTTCACAAGCTCCACCGTGCAAGAGATCCCTCCTCCACTGTCTCTGACCAATGCCACTGATCAATCTTACAAAATATAATCCGTGGAGTTCATATTCATCGCGATACCCATCCAGAGTTTTTGAACACTGcagtggttttttttttaaaatctcttTTTTCAGAATTTTCCGTTCTTGGATTGCAGTTATCTTGACCTGAGTTTTTCCAAATAGGCCTGCGAAGATCTACTTTGCAAATCTAGTTTGCTAATGGAGCATTCTAGGAAAGATCAATCGCCATGATCTGCATCCCGGAGTTTTCTATCTCATACTCACATTGGCTTTTGGGTGTTTCCCTTGGTGTGtcattcttttgtttgttgtgtCATGGAGCTCGGATATGGCTATCCATTGTTCCAAGATGTTTTTGTGGCTAGATAAGCCTATTGTACAGAACCAACATGTGTAACTATACATTGGCAACTCGCCAAGATTACCCTTTAGAGATATTGATATAGAGAAAAATGGTTACGAGTCAAAAGAGAGAGCAAAGTAGGAATCAACGGACTCCTATTTGCTTTAGTGTGCAGAGtgctaaataatatatatatatatatatatatatatatatatatatatatatatatatttcacgGTGTTTAGAGATTTTTAATGTAATTcatacatatatttatatggTGTTTAGAGATTTTTAATGTAATTCATACTCATTGGAGTGGAAATGGAATAGATTTCCTTGTGTGCAGATGTATATTCCATCTTGTTGAAATTTAACAGAAGTGAATGCAATGTAGAAAATGTTCTGAATCGAATAGAAAAATGATAGTCTGCTATGGAACCTAAGCTGAAATTTTTACTTACAGAAGGTAAAATATCTTGCCTTTTTCTCTGTGGCTTCTATCTTCTCTGCAAAGCTGCCTCTTACGAGATTTGTAACAGGGCAGGGTGGGGGTGGGGAAGAATGGGGATCCAAATTATCTGTTATTTAACGTGGTTAGCTGTGGATGGTGGGAAACAAGTGTCATCATTGCCAAAGCAAAAGTCACTGGTACAAGGGAGAGGGAAACCTGTACAAAATAAAGTTTGCTTTGAATGGCAGTCAACAATGAAACACGCCCCCCACCCAACCACcccaaaaaaaaattgttttataGGTCACATTGGATGTGCAAAAAGTATTTCTTGGAAATGTATCTTTCTGCAAGTTGAATCGGAGAATATGATGTACTAATTGCATATGTATGttgattcaaaatattttataataccAGAGAAGTTATTTATTGGAGTCACAATAGACTTACTGTTTAAGCGAATGAAAGCTTTTAAAATTACAGTAATAGTTCTTCCATCGACAGACATTATATAAGCGGTAGGATACATTGATTTTACATTTAATGTCGTGCTCAAACCACGGACCTACCGGCTACGGGCCTGAAATATCTTTGAACTTTCAGGTAAATGTGAAGATTATTGCTGTCGTCCACTTTGTCTAGTGCCTCACTTTATTTGAATAAATTTTGTAATAACCTAGACTATATTACGAGATGACGCCAAGTCAACCACGACCACAGACTATAAATAACGTGGTCGTTTGTGGGTCTGTCTTGAGAGTCATTGGAGTTACTGTAATAAGAAGACACTACGCAACACTTCCTTCATGCTTTTGTATAACTATAAGAATCTGTCTCAATACATCTTTAACAAGTTGAATAATCCTAAAACCTTGAAGTTTCATTTGCTACAACATTACGTCAAAAATTCATGATCCCTGTTATGCCGACTTCCTCTTCTTCTGCATTCTTTGCAGCTTCTTCGATTTCAGGTAAATCTGGTACGACAATCCAGAGAAAACCATTGCAACACTTCCCCATTGTTTTTTCGACAGGGGGTTTCCGCTAAGAACCGAAGACACGACAATGCTTACAAATTTTCGAGTGGTGGTGATAGTCGTGTTAGTCAAGGAACCAAACCTACTGATGGTCAAGAATATAAAATTTTGGCCAACCGCGCCACAGAGACAGTAGAGAAGAATGTCCCATGCAGCTTCTGGGTGCGACTTGCAGAATTGGATTGCATCGTATCCCATGGCATTTGGAAGACCAAACATGAATATCACGTTGTAAATTGTTCCCCATAAGTTCATTCCAAGCATTATATTCCAAGCACTTGTTTTTGGGTACCTGAAGGCCGAAGTCAATCTTTATGTCAATAACTACtgatataattaaatcatgAACCATTGGAGAACAATATGGACTTCATTGATTGATTAAAAAATAGTGATAACTATGTTCACAAAAGAATCAAGCCAGCTCATGAGCTTTCCGAGCTGACCCAAATATTGTTTGACATAGTATTcgaaattatcaaatttcagcGATATCACGTATTCAAATACATTTTCGAGCCAAATTTGAACCCGAGTTATTTTATTAGATACCTCTTCAGGTTttaatgtatttatttaaaattttataagtaaatttagaatttaattcGAGATTTCACATACTATCACTCATAATTATACCGAAACAAAATGATTAGGTTCGTTTGCACTTCTAGAGAAGTACTGATAGCAAACGGAAAAACCAAGTGTCAAAGGTTGACTGACTGATCGCTATTTTTACCTGGCTGTAATAGAATCCTGAGTGGCATTGGTGAATCCATCAAAAGCAAGGTTTAGAAAACAAAGCGCATATCCAAGGGGAGCATTTGGGCGAGCTAGTTTTCTTATAGTCTTCGAGCTAGTCTAAGACAAAAACAAAGTAAAAGGTAGATATTAATAGAGAAAACAGATAATTATTTGGAATCATCAAAGGAAAAAACATCAATTCCTTGATTGGGCCCTATCACAGACGCGTAAGTCAGCAACTCACATGGAATGACTGACAGATAACAAAGGTTTAATTTTTAAGGTTAGATTACACTATGAAGGTTCACAAATACTGAAAGAAAACAGAGTAACTAGGACGCATACTTTCAAAAGTGCAAAACAGGAGACCCCTCCAGCCACAAGCAACGTGCAAAGATACTCAGGGAAGGTATATCTTATACCATAAACTAATGTACCCATCAGCATCACTGCACAAAACAAAGATGTCGATTAACAAGATTGTGCTATTGGACttctaatattaattttttaatgataTCATAGTTAATACAACCAAAATTCCGAAAATGCTAATTGAAAATCAGTGCTACTTCTGTCCAATGCAATAAAAGTAAGGAACTAAATTTAGCTTGAAAAGAAGCAACCAACATTGACTCATTATATTTCCTAATCATAATTACAGATTATTTCCTCCTCGATTTGGAAGAGCTTATTCTAATATTCGATCGTCATTCCTCCAATTGCAATCGAAGAACTAAATGCTTGGCGGCAAAAGTAAGATTTGGACATTTAACCCAACatacatataataattaatgtcTTACCCGGAATCATTTTTGAGGATTTTGCCAGAACCTAAACACAATAATGGTAGAATTAGTCCAAAATCGTGCATGAGCTGAAACAAATTAGGCTTCATGGTATCTCAATCTAAAGTAACAAAAATATATTGATTGGTGGTAAGAAAGCTAACTGGCAGTATAAAAAATTCAGGGGAAAACACAGTCGTAGAACCATTTTAATTTAGGATCTTTCTTATGGTAACCATAAAGCAAGCATAAGCCTATATTTCACATTTTTTATGCCATTTTGGTGGATCCTCGATGAAACAGGCTCCTTAATTTTTACATAAGTATATAATGCGTATGAAACATATTATGCGGACATTTCCAAAAAAATTGTCAAACATTACTTTCAAAGAGTGAATCTTCTAAATTACTATATGGGCAAAAGGTGGAatattaaataagttaccactAGAAGGCGCTTAAATGCGCATCTACACGGCCTTATAAATGGATTCGTTAAGAAAGATGACATATAAAAGATCAACCATTTTGAGATACCCTTAGGTGAACAATTAGGACATCAATGTCATAATTTCTGCACCAGCCAGCCAAATTGAAGATCAAATTCCATTTCCAATTTCAATAAAGCAGTCAAAATTCCTCAAT from the Primulina tabacum isolate GXHZ01 chromosome 8, ASM2559414v2, whole genome shotgun sequence genome contains:
- the LOC142552577 gene encoding transcription factor MYB124-like isoform X1, whose amino-acid sequence is MKNNSNNNSHRDGGGQVPKQKERHIVSWSPEEDDILREQIRVHGTENWAIIASKFKDKTTRQCRRRWFTYLNSDFKKGGWSPEEDMLLCEAQKIFGNRWTEIAKVVSGRTDNAVKNRFNTLCKKRAKHEALAKENSSTSYINLNNKRIIFPNGLETYAGSENAPPLKKIRISNTAESRCRDEKLAGEYGSVNQLLRPPFAVIAQNFHSCEGDIASQVHDSHMKEVSSGGTANDKSQGTFIKKEDPKVLALMQQAELLSSLAIKVNSEKTEQSLESAWMVLQDFLKQNKEGDLLTFKDLDASFQLKKFKELMENVTCSNECSVPSWRQPDMYESSPASSEYSTGSTLVSNALCDKTEDFHADVCALPQNTGQELQSDRSNDQHCLAGESGIYRGASTDHVLFIVADTMLSNEGIKVDDGALCEFSSAEFSSPAQVTPMFRALAATIPSPKFSESEKHFLMKALGMDSTTPSPTTTTSQAPPCKRSLLHCL
- the LOC142552577 gene encoding transcription factor MYB124-like isoform X2, which gives rise to MKNNSNNNSHRDGGGQVPKQKERHIVSWSPEEDDILREQIRVHGTENWAIIASKFKDKTTRQCRRRWFTYLNSDFKKGGWSPEEDMLLCEAQKIFGNRWTEIAKVVSGRTDNAVKNRFNTLCKKRAKHEALAKENSSTSYINLNNKRIIFPNGLETYAGSENAPPLKKIRISNTAESRCRDEKLAGEYGSVNQLLRPPFAVIAQNFHSCEGDIASQVHDSHMKEVSSGGTANDKSQGTFIKKEDPKVLALMQQAELLSSLAIKVNSEKTEQSLESAWMVLQDFLKQNKEGDLLTFKDLDASFQLKKFKELMENVTCSNECSVPSWRQPDMYESSPASSEYSTGSTLVSNALCDKTEDFHADVCALPQNTGQELQSDRSNDQHCLAGESGIYRGASTDHADTMLSNEGIKVDDGALCEFSSAEFSSPAQVTPMFRALAATIPSPKFSESEKHFLMKALGMDSTTPSPTTTTSQAPPCKRSLLHCL
- the LOC142552578 gene encoding UDP-galactose/UDP-glucose transporter 3 isoform X1 produces the protein MQSPSAGLRRVLLLAFCVTGIWAAYIYQGVLQETVSTRRFGSDNKRFEHLAFLNLAQNVVCLIWSFLMIKIWSNGGNGGAPWWSYWSAGITNTIGPAMGIEALKYISYPAQVLAKSSKMIPVMLMGTLVYGIRYTFPEYLCTLLVAGGVSCFALLKTSSKTIRKLARPNAPLGYALCFLNLAFDGFTNATQDSITARYPKTSAWNIMLGMNLWGTIYNVIFMFGLPNAMGYDAIQFCKSHPEAAWDILLYCLCGAVGQNFIFLTISRFGSLTNTTITTTRKFVSIVVSSVLSGNPLSKKQWGSVAMVFSGLSYQIYLKSKKLQRMQKKRKSA
- the LOC142552578 gene encoding UDP-galactose/UDP-glucose transporter 3 isoform X2, coding for MQSPSAGLRRVLLLAFCVTGIWAAYIYQGVLQETVSTRRFGSDNKRFEHLAFLNLAQNVVCLIWSFLMIKIWSNGGNGGAPWWSYWSAGITNTIGPAMGIEALKYISYPAQESSILHGPSPFSLVLAKSSKMIPVMLMGTLVYGIRYTFPEYLCTLLVAGGVSCFALLKTSSKTIRKLARPNAPLGYALCFLNLAFDGFTNATQDSITARYPKTSAWNIMLGMNLWGTIYNVIFMFGLPNAMGYDAIQFCKSHPEAAWDILLYCLCGAVGQNFIFLTISRFGSLTNTTITTTRKFVSIVVSSVLSGNPLSKKQWGSVAMVFSGLSYQIYLKSKKLQRMQKKRKSA
- the LOC142552577 gene encoding transcription factor MYB124-like isoform X3, whose product is MKNNSNNNSHRDGGGQVPKQKERHIVSWSPEEDDILREQIRVHGTENWAIIASKFKDKTTRQCRRRWFTYLNSDFKKGGWSPEEDMLLCEAQKIFGNRWTEIAKVVSGRTDNAVKNRFNTLCKKRAKHEALAKENSSTSYINLNNKRIIFPNGLETYAGSENAPPLKKIRISNTAESRCRDEKLAGEYGSVNQLLRPPFAVIAQNFHSCEGDIASQVHDSHMKEVSSGGTANDKSQGTFIKKEDPKVLALMQQAELLSSLAIKVNSEKTEQSLESAWMVLQDFLKQNKEGDLLTFKDLDASFQLKKFKELMENVTCSNECSVPSWRQPDMYESSPASSEYSTGSTLVSNALCDKTEDFHADVCALPQNTGQELQSDRSNDQHCLAGESGIYRGASTDHDTMLSNEGIKVDDGALCEFSSAEFSSPAQVTPMFRALAATIPSPKFSESEKHFLMKALGMDSTTPSPTTTTSQAPPCKRSLLHCL